Proteins encoded within one genomic window of Spirulina major PCC 6313:
- a CDS encoding transglutaminase TgpA family protein, whose protein sequence is MQLSSLFRRIPVVGSLPQRLMNLPRPETEESLTLRIFVQVLVVVGIVATDVAASTQMSVWAIPLSFAGTGWSWVRRKHRNITVKFLLAIAMLAALMSFLGNLLANLNDTRLVLAQLLIQLQVLHSFDLPRRKDLGYSMVIGLILIGVAGTLSETLLFGPFIVVFLAIAFPILILDYRSRLGFSGGAIAGFRPHRPANSGTAAPQFRLPLPLSLQQWGGFFALTLLLGLAAFALMPRFPGYQLQTLPVSSSIAFENQRFGADNRGILNPGTADGSAAEGDDASGTEGAAGAEETTLYYGFSRQMDQLGRGKQTLTPKVVMRVRSQAPGFWRVLAFDRYTGSGWDVSRDEQLITVERPDWSYRFYMGIPNGPKLSQQVIQTFTITAPMPNLIPVLTHPQTLYFPTPEIAFDPEGGLRAPIPLTEELTYTAISDVPRRDRTALGQAGTNYPDTIRKYYLQVPPAQLDSLRLNAETLLSEAKTRPENPYEIALFLAQELKQQYSINPDGLAFPGEDLTEMFFRNGGGYPDHFSTVLTLMLRSLGIPARLSAGFGPGQFNPFTGFYVVRNTDAFALTEVYFPDHGWYSFDPLPGHEIIPPSIEEVETFGVLRQFWNWIAGWLPSPVVGAIAVLWSVTVGVAVEVIAALWQVMSNSAIGFLFGSISLAGFGLLVWLVGQQGRRWWQQQRLRTLPPMERIYRQMILLLDAAGDRTALHPPKHPSQTPREYADHLRSHYPPDLCTIIDEITQAYLQWYYGSHSPNTAHLQAQLKRLRPLLRSPSRTPINLGTQS, encoded by the coding sequence ATGCAACTTTCATCCCTGTTCCGCCGGATTCCTGTGGTGGGTTCACTGCCACAGCGTTTGATGAATCTCCCACGCCCAGAAACGGAGGAGTCTTTGACCCTCCGCATTTTTGTGCAGGTGTTGGTGGTGGTGGGGATTGTGGCGACGGATGTGGCTGCGTCTACACAGATGAGTGTGTGGGCGATTCCCCTCAGTTTTGCTGGGACGGGGTGGAGTTGGGTGCGTCGCAAGCACCGGAATATTACGGTGAAGTTTTTACTGGCGATCGCGATGCTGGCGGCGTTGATGTCGTTCTTGGGGAATTTGCTGGCGAATTTGAATGATACCCGCTTGGTGTTGGCGCAATTATTGATTCAGTTGCAAGTGTTGCACAGCTTCGATTTACCGCGTCGTAAGGATTTAGGCTATTCGATGGTGATTGGTTTGATCCTGATCGGGGTGGCGGGGACCTTGAGCGAAACCCTGCTGTTTGGGCCGTTTATTGTCGTGTTTTTAGCGATCGCCTTTCCGATTTTGATCCTCGACTATCGCTCTCGGTTAGGCTTTTCAGGGGGTGCGATCGCGGGTTTTCGTCCCCATCGCCCCGCGAACTCTGGAACCGCTGCGCCGCAATTCCGCCTCCCCCTGCCCCTCTCCCTCCAGCAATGGGGCGGCTTTTTTGCCTTAACCCTCCTGTTGGGCTTGGCCGCCTTTGCCCTGATGCCCCGTTTTCCCGGCTACCAATTGCAAACCCTGCCGGTGTCTAGTTCCATCGCCTTTGAAAATCAACGCTTTGGGGCGGACAATCGCGGCATCCTCAATCCAGGTACAGCGGACGGAAGCGCCGCCGAGGGGGATGACGCTTCGGGCACGGAGGGAGCCGCCGGAGCCGAAGAAACGACGCTGTATTACGGCTTCAGTCGTCAGATGGATCAACTGGGACGAGGCAAGCAAACCCTCACACCGAAAGTGGTGATGCGGGTGCGATCGCAAGCCCCCGGTTTTTGGCGCGTCCTCGCCTTTGACCGCTACACCGGCAGCGGCTGGGATGTGTCACGAGACGAGCAACTCATCACCGTTGAACGCCCCGACTGGTCTTACCGTTTCTACATGGGAATCCCGAACGGCCCCAAACTTTCCCAACAGGTGATCCAAACCTTCACGATCACCGCCCCCATGCCCAACCTGATCCCCGTCCTCACCCATCCCCAAACCCTTTACTTTCCCACGCCAGAAATTGCCTTTGACCCGGAAGGAGGCCTCCGCGCCCCCATTCCCCTCACGGAAGAATTAACCTACACCGCCATTTCTGACGTGCCCCGCCGCGATCGCACCGCCCTCGGCCAAGCCGGGACGAACTACCCCGACACGATCCGCAAATACTATCTTCAAGTCCCCCCCGCCCAACTGGATTCCCTCCGCCTCAATGCCGAAACCCTCCTCAGTGAAGCCAAAACCCGCCCCGAAAATCCCTACGAAATCGCTCTCTTTCTCGCCCAAGAACTCAAACAGCAATACAGCATCAACCCCGACGGCCTCGCCTTTCCCGGCGAAGACCTCACGGAAATGTTTTTTCGCAATGGCGGCGGCTATCCTGACCACTTCTCGACGGTGTTAACCCTGATGCTGCGATCGCTCGGCATCCCTGCCCGCTTAAGTGCCGGGTTTGGCCCCGGTCAATTTAACCCCTTCACCGGCTTCTACGTCGTGCGCAATACCGATGCCTTTGCCCTCACTGAAGTCTATTTTCCAGACCATGGCTGGTATAGTTTTGACCCCCTACCGGGCCATGAAATTATTCCCCCCTCCATCGAAGAAGTGGAAACCTTTGGCGTGTTGCGGCAGTTTTGGAATTGGATCGCCGGTTGGCTGCCGTCTCCCGTAGTGGGGGCGATCGCTGTCCTTTGGAGTGTCACCGTCGGCGTTGCCGTGGAGGTAATCGCAGCACTGTGGCAAGTGATGTCGAACAGTGCGATCGGGTTCTTGTTCGGGAGCATTAGCCTCGCCGGTTTTGGTCTCTTAGTCTGGCTGGTCGGACAACAGGGGCGACGCTGGTGGCAACAGCAACGTCTCCGGACGCTACCCCCGATGGAGCGAATCTATCGACAAATGATCCTCCTCCTCGATGCCGCCGGCGATCGCACCGCCCTCCATCCCCCCAAACACCCCAGTCAAACCCCCCGCGAATATGCAGACCACCTCCGATCACACTACCCCCCAGACCTCTGCACTATCATTGACGAAATTACACAAGCCTACTTGCAGTGGTACTACGGCTCCCACTCCCCCAATACAGCCCATCTCCAAGCGCAACTCAAACGCCTGCGTCCACTCTTGCGATCGCCATCTCGCACCCCGATCAATCTGGGAACGCAGTCATAA